Proteins found in one Salinimonas lutimaris genomic segment:
- a CDS encoding PAS domain-containing hybrid sensor histidine kinase/response regulator, translated as MISIWTLSAVIVVYLLALFFIAFIGDKKLEPNAAHPWLYSLGLGVHCTSWAFFGTTTQAAQFGWPVVPTYTGIIIVMVFMFPVLKRISALCRQHNISSLAEFIALRYNGSHLIAALITILCFIGVVPYIALQLDAITKSINLLAPGADESSSTMGLYVAALMALFAILFGTRSLSLKEKHPGLLLTIAVESVIKLAGLSIVGWFVCYELFDGPLDIIGQAAAHPVASQIIYADNAGWIYASHVLLGVCSMFVLPRQFHMNFVENNADRELHTARWLFPLYLLAITAFILPIALAGSLLLDTRTVPSDLFVLALPLQSGNTLVALIAFVGGLSATTSMIIVATLALGIMIANNLVTPLWLKIRLQKRAATAMQASGILSIRRLTVLVVLTVAYWYHLNISQSAPLVKSGIVAIALVSQMFPAMLFGLYWSKRSVLAAGLAILAGLISWIIGLLYPSLLASYYFDQAPTDAQMGMAFVISLIINCLVFIITTLLSPARPQESSDPGVVRTPSLMVNIADLLALSERVLEGPEHRQLSQQLSGTQAGAYASDALLGKTEHLLANQVGVPSARILLAALAERQPADGARLVDLVEEATHSFQFNHELLQSSVQHIQQGISVLDQQLNLLAWNDRYVDLFAYPAGYLQVGIGIQDLLRYNAERGLLGQKHDVDSEISKRIGYMQAGHSYQYIRHQPDGRVIELNGSPLPGGGYVTTYSDITAYITIQNALESAKAELEVRVEERTRELQHARAEAEQAHDSKSRFLAAAGHDLMQPFNAATLFASLLAQKTVGSELQELSEGVTTSLKSAENLLSMLLDMTRLESGVLVPQRSHFALSEVLSPLIREFTIISAQKGLQLDYVPTSVMVYSDPRLLRRILQNLLSNAVRYTRQGKILIGCRRTRDNTITVWVYDTGPGIAADKHEAIFTEFHQLEQTPSQGLGLGLTIVERISHLLHHPVSLTSTEGLGTGFCVALPRSDTPHHQSTVSSETLLAGELPVHNKHILVIENDVQIARAMQRLLENWGAQVTLADSQASAQEQCPQAPDLMVVDYHLDRGSHGTEVASALRDYWQQSVPGILNTANRDPGIREEAARYQLIYVPKPVKPLALKRALRQCLAL; from the coding sequence ATGATCAGTATATGGACATTAAGCGCTGTGATAGTGGTTTATCTGCTTGCGCTGTTTTTTATTGCTTTTATCGGCGATAAAAAGCTCGAGCCAAACGCAGCGCATCCCTGGTTATACAGCCTGGGGCTGGGAGTGCACTGCACTTCCTGGGCGTTTTTTGGCACCACCACACAGGCCGCCCAGTTTGGCTGGCCGGTGGTGCCCACCTATACCGGCATCATTATTGTCATGGTGTTTATGTTTCCGGTGTTAAAGCGTATCAGCGCACTATGCCGCCAGCATAACATCAGCTCACTGGCCGAGTTTATTGCCCTGCGTTACAACGGCTCTCATCTTATTGCTGCTCTTATCACTATTTTATGTTTTATCGGCGTGGTGCCTTATATCGCCCTGCAGCTTGATGCGATAACCAAAAGCATTAACCTGCTGGCGCCCGGCGCCGATGAAAGTTCCAGTACGATGGGGCTGTATGTGGCAGCACTAATGGCGCTGTTTGCCATATTGTTTGGTACCCGCAGCCTAAGCCTGAAAGAAAAGCATCCGGGCCTGCTGCTCACTATTGCGGTGGAGTCTGTGATCAAACTGGCCGGTTTGAGTATCGTGGGCTGGTTTGTGTGTTATGAGCTGTTTGACGGACCGCTGGATATCATCGGGCAGGCAGCGGCCCACCCAGTCGCCAGTCAGATTATTTATGCTGATAATGCAGGCTGGATTTATGCCAGTCATGTTCTGCTGGGTGTATGCTCCATGTTTGTTCTGCCCCGTCAGTTTCACATGAACTTTGTGGAAAATAACGCCGATCGCGAACTGCACACAGCCCGCTGGCTGTTTCCGCTTTATTTACTGGCCATTACCGCCTTTATTCTGCCCATCGCCCTGGCCGGAAGCCTGTTGCTGGATACCCGCACTGTGCCGTCAGATTTGTTTGTGCTGGCGCTGCCTTTGCAAAGCGGTAATACGCTGGTTGCCCTGATTGCCTTTGTCGGCGGTTTGTCTGCCACCACCAGCATGATCATTGTTGCCACCCTGGCATTAGGCATTATGATTGCCAACAATCTGGTCACTCCGCTCTGGCTGAAGATCCGTTTGCAAAAGCGCGCGGCCACCGCCATGCAAGCGAGCGGTATTCTAAGCATTCGTCGCCTGACTGTGCTGGTTGTACTGACGGTAGCCTACTGGTATCACCTGAATATCAGCCAGTCGGCCCCCCTGGTTAAAAGTGGCATTGTGGCTATTGCACTGGTTTCGCAGATGTTTCCGGCGATGCTGTTTGGTCTTTACTGGTCAAAACGCTCGGTGCTGGCTGCCGGACTGGCTATTCTGGCCGGACTCATCAGCTGGATTATCGGTTTGCTCTACCCCAGCCTGCTAGCCAGTTATTACTTTGACCAGGCTCCAACCGATGCTCAGATGGGCATGGCATTTGTAATAAGCCTTATTATTAACTGTCTGGTGTTTATCATCACCACCCTGCTAAGCCCGGCCCGGCCGCAGGAGTCGTCCGACCCCGGTGTAGTCCGGACGCCCTCATTAATGGTTAATATTGCCGACTTGCTGGCGCTCAGCGAAAGAGTGCTGGAAGGACCAGAACATCGCCAGCTCAGTCAACAGCTCAGTGGCACTCAGGCCGGTGCCTATGCCAGCGACGCTCTGCTTGGTAAAACCGAGCATTTGCTGGCGAATCAGGTTGGCGTGCCCAGTGCCCGTATCCTGCTTGCCGCACTGGCCGAACGACAACCGGCTGATGGCGCCCGTCTGGTTGATTTGGTTGAAGAAGCCACTCACTCATTTCAGTTTAACCATGAACTACTGCAATCGTCAGTGCAGCATATTCAACAAGGCATCAGTGTGCTCGACCAGCAACTGAACCTGCTGGCCTGGAACGACCGCTATGTGGATTTGTTTGCCTATCCGGCAGGCTATCTGCAGGTGGGCATCGGCATTCAGGATCTGCTGCGCTATAACGCTGAGCGCGGGCTGCTGGGACAAAAACACGACGTAGATAGTGAAATCAGTAAGCGGATTGGCTATATGCAGGCCGGCCACAGCTACCAGTATATCCGCCACCAGCCAGACGGCAGAGTGATTGAACTTAACGGCAGCCCGCTGCCAGGCGGCGGCTATGTCACCACCTATAGTGATATTACTGCCTACATCACCATTCAGAATGCGCTTGAAAGCGCCAAGGCAGAACTGGAGGTGCGGGTGGAGGAAAGAACCCGTGAACTGCAGCATGCCCGGGCCGAAGCAGAACAGGCCCACGACAGCAAGTCACGCTTTCTGGCCGCAGCCGGCCATGATCTGATGCAACCATTTAACGCCGCCACCCTTTTTGCCTCTTTACTGGCCCAGAAAACCGTTGGCAGTGAATTACAGGAGCTCAGTGAAGGCGTGACTACCTCACTGAAAAGTGCCGAAAACCTGCTGTCGATGCTGCTGGACATGACCCGCCTTGAGTCTGGTGTGTTGGTGCCTCAACGCAGTCATTTTGCTTTATCCGAGGTGCTATCCCCGCTTATCAGGGAGTTTACGATTATCAGTGCGCAAAAAGGCCTGCAACTGGATTATGTCCCAACTTCTGTGATGGTGTATTCCGATCCGCGCCTGCTGCGCAGAATTTTGCAAAACTTGCTATCAAATGCGGTCAGGTATACCCGTCAGGGCAAGATCCTGATTGGTTGCCGGCGTACCCGGGATAACACCATCACCGTGTGGGTCTATGACACTGGCCCGGGTATTGCCGCCGATAAGCATGAGGCGATATTTACCGAGTTTCATCAACTTGAACAAACGCCCAGTCAGGGACTGGGGCTGGGCCTGACCATTGTGGAGCGAATCAGCCATTTACTACACCATCCGGTATCACTGACATCGACCGAAGGTCTTGGCACCGGTTTTTGTGTGGCCCTGCCCCGCAGCGACACACCACATCACCAATCCACTGTGTCATCTGAGACGCTGCTTGCCGGCGAACTGCCGGTACACAATAAGCATATTCTGGTTATTGAAAACGATGTACAGATCGCCAGGGCGATGCAAAGGTTACTGGAAAACTGGGGCGCACAGGTAACGCTGGCAGACAGTCAGGCCAGCGCACAGGAACAGTGCCCACAGGCACCCGATCTGATGGTAGTGGATTATCATCTGGACCGAGGCAGTCATGGTACTGAGGTGGCAAGCGCTTTAAGGGATTACTGGCAACAGTCAGTTCCCGGTATTCTTAACACCGCCAACCGGGACCCGGGGATACGCGAAGAAGCTGCCCGGTATCAGTTGATTTATGTGCCTAAACCGGTCAAACCGCTGGCCCTAAAACGTGCTTTACGCCAGTGTCTGGCGTTGTGA
- a CDS encoding response regulator transcription factor, translated as MSVPVLIADDHPLFRAAMVQAISTQLGPDIYQADDFEQARQVLRQTPRIELVFLDLNMPGADGLAGIAGLVTEFPDVQVVVVSAQEDPQVIHRSKTMGITGFIPKSTPLADITRAVECILQGHDWYPANLPDSELSDEASQFTQRLTLLTPHQYKVLSMLANGLLNKQIAFELSISESTVKQHVSAVLKKLHLNNRTQAGVLFNQLLGKRSAG; from the coding sequence ATGTCTGTTCCTGTGTTAATTGCCGACGATCATCCCTTATTTCGTGCCGCCATGGTACAGGCAATAAGCACGCAGTTAGGGCCGGATATTTATCAGGCTGATGATTTTGAGCAGGCCCGGCAGGTACTGCGTCAGACTCCCCGGATAGAGCTGGTTTTTCTGGATTTGAATATGCCCGGTGCCGACGGTCTGGCGGGGATTGCCGGCCTGGTGACCGAATTTCCGGATGTGCAGGTTGTGGTAGTGTCGGCGCAGGAAGACCCGCAGGTTATTCATCGCAGCAAAACCATGGGCATAACCGGATTTATTCCTAAATCCACGCCACTGGCAGACATTACCCGGGCTGTGGAATGCATTCTGCAAGGACACGACTGGTATCCGGCCAACCTGCCAGACAGTGAACTGTCGGATGAAGCCAGTCAGTTTACTCAGCGTCTGACCCTGCTTACACCTCACCAGTACAAGGTGTTATCAATGCTCGCCAATGGCCTGCTCAATAAACAAATTGCTTTTGAACTGTCCATTTCTGAGTCCACAGTGAAGCAACATGTGTCGGCGGTACTCAAAAAACTTCATCTGAACAACCGTACCCAGGCCGGCGTGCTGTTTAATCAGCTGCTGGGCAAACGCAGCGCCGGTTAA
- a CDS encoding TonB-dependent receptor, which translates to MTRINPNPHHPRRLTHCAIAVTGALLAAPVMAQQTAPVGPEKGKLERIEVTARKTVETLQEVPVAITSLGAAELSEKGISVLTEVQQFSPNTTLQTSRGTNSTLTAFIRGLGQQDPLWGYEPGVGIYVDDVYIARPQGAVLDLLDVQRIEVLRGPQGTLYGKNTIGGAVKYVTREMSGEPELTVTGTLGSYSQRDVKLTGQYPLIEDKVYLGFGYANLNRDGFGEFLVSAQPGQDRENYNKDLWAARLTLEIQATDDLFFRLGWDKTQDDSNAKGGYRLLPSLRTDAPQPDSVFDSYTSLPTTNTVELDGYSWMARYDINDSMQVKYIGSHRESYSPTNIDFDNTQLDIFDVPAIYEDENDTHEVQFNYTAETLKLVSGLYFYDGESCGVFDAVLGVLGRDFAAAGIFPEGTPGFTREVSGCNNSESWAAYAQASYDVTDKLSVSLGARYTDEEKQAAVFNGTVLYNLYPQSGWIDGFVRPDDVFIPQVLGNDTDGDGVPDAPAQESWSRFTPRVGVEYQYSRDMLLFASYSQGFKSGTFNPRATVNEPGVSPEVVDSFELGVKSDLTDQLRVNATLFSYDHKDRQYIGIEGNSDDPTALQQRLRNAAETAADGIELEVTYVASDNLSFDIAYGFIDFEIKENNAVPPLIGLASTPENTLNVGTTYTLDSQYGYFTFNANYYYRDDYLLFETSDLIEQDAYGMVNVSATWESTQGNWFGGIHLKNLTDEEYLVGGYDFVTRNEDGSFGPGLGNDTTLIGYYGDPRTVHLTVGYRF; encoded by the coding sequence ATGACACGCATAAACCCGAACCCTCATCACCCCCGCCGGCTGACCCACTGTGCCATAGCGGTAACCGGTGCTCTGCTGGCTGCACCGGTAATGGCCCAGCAGACTGCGCCGGTCGGGCCTGAAAAAGGCAAGCTGGAACGCATTGAGGTCACTGCCCGTAAAACCGTAGAAACTTTGCAGGAAGTACCGGTGGCGATTACGTCACTGGGCGCGGCAGAGCTGAGTGAAAAAGGCATCAGTGTGCTCACCGAAGTCCAGCAGTTTTCTCCTAACACCACGTTGCAGACCAGTCGGGGCACTAATTCGACCCTGACCGCCTTTATTCGCGGGCTGGGTCAGCAGGACCCGCTATGGGGTTATGAACCGGGTGTGGGAATTTATGTGGATGATGTTTATATTGCCCGTCCGCAGGGCGCGGTACTCGACTTGCTCGATGTTCAGCGCATAGAAGTATTACGCGGGCCGCAGGGAACCCTGTACGGAAAAAACACCATTGGCGGGGCGGTTAAATACGTAACCCGGGAAATGTCCGGCGAGCCTGAGCTGACCGTCACCGGCACCCTGGGTAGCTACAGTCAGCGGGATGTTAAACTGACCGGTCAGTACCCGCTGATTGAAGATAAAGTGTATCTGGGGTTTGGTTATGCCAATCTTAATCGTGATGGTTTTGGTGAATTTTTAGTCTCGGCGCAACCCGGGCAGGATCGGGAAAACTACAATAAAGATTTATGGGCAGCCCGGCTCACTCTGGAGATACAGGCAACCGATGATCTGTTTTTCCGGTTGGGATGGGATAAAACCCAGGATGATTCCAATGCCAAGGGCGGTTACCGTCTGCTGCCCAGTCTGCGCACCGACGCGCCCCAGCCAGACTCGGTGTTTGACTCATACACCAGCCTGCCCACCACCAATACAGTAGAGCTTGATGGCTACAGCTGGATGGCACGGTATGACATTAACGACAGCATGCAGGTCAAGTATATCGGGTCGCACCGGGAAAGTTATTCACCCACCAACATCGACTTTGACAACACGCAGCTGGATATTTTTGACGTACCGGCGATTTATGAAGATGAAAACGACACCCATGAAGTGCAGTTCAACTATACCGCAGAGACCCTGAAGCTGGTCAGCGGTCTGTATTTTTATGATGGCGAGTCCTGCGGGGTGTTTGATGCTGTGCTTGGCGTGCTGGGCCGCGATTTTGCAGCAGCCGGCATTTTTCCTGAAGGGACGCCGGGTTTTACCCGGGAAGTGTCAGGGTGTAACAACAGCGAAAGCTGGGCTGCTTATGCCCAGGCCAGTTATGATGTAACCGACAAACTGTCGGTATCGCTGGGTGCCCGCTATACCGATGAGGAAAAGCAGGCGGCGGTATTTAACGGAACGGTGCTGTACAACCTGTATCCGCAAAGCGGCTGGATAGACGGCTTTGTGCGTCCTGACGATGTATTTATTCCCCAGGTACTGGGTAATGACACCGACGGTGACGGTGTACCTGATGCGCCGGCGCAGGAAAGCTGGTCCCGCTTCACGCCCAGAGTCGGGGTGGAATATCAGTACAGCCGCGATATGTTGTTGTTTGCCAGTTATTCGCAGGGCTTTAAGTCCGGCACGTTCAACCCGCGGGCAACGGTTAACGAACCTGGCGTGAGTCCGGAGGTGGTTGACTCTTTTGAACTGGGGGTGAAAAGCGATTTGACCGACCAGCTGCGGGTTAATGCCACCTTGTTCAGTTATGACCACAAGGATCGCCAGTATATCGGCATTGAAGGCAACTCCGATGATCCCACAGCGTTACAACAGCGCCTGCGTAATGCCGCTGAAACCGCGGCCGATGGTATAGAGCTGGAAGTGACCTATGTGGCCAGCGACAACCTGTCGTTTGATATTGCCTATGGTTTTATTGATTTTGAGATCAAAGAAAATAACGCGGTTCCGCCGCTTATCGGGCTGGCCAGCACGCCGGAAAACACCCTGAATGTCGGAACAACATATACGCTCGATAGTCAGTATGGTTACTTCACATTCAATGCAAACTACTATTATCGTGATGATTATCTTTTGTTTGAAACCAGCGACCTGATTGAGCAGGATGCCTATGGCATGGTGAATGTCAGTGCCACCTGGGAAAGCACTCAGGGCAACTGGTTTGGCGGAATTCATCTGAAAAACCTGACCGACGAAGAATATCTGGTGGGGGGATATGATTTTGTCACCCGTAATGAAGACGGCAGCTTTGGCCCGGGGCTGGGTAACGATACTACGTTGATTGGCTATTATGGCGACCCGCGAACTGTCCATCTGACCGTCGGCTACCGGTTCTGA
- a CDS encoding GntP family permease: MLSMTGLIAGLLLLVVLTIRGMNLFIAAPLCALLVALTNGIPVFTGDANFVGLYMEGFSGFIAAWFFMFLLGAIFGKFMEDTGAADAVARWIISKLGFKHAVLAVVLACAVLTYGGVSLFVVAFSVYPMAVSLFKDANLPRRFIPATLAFGSVTFTMTSAGSPEIQNWIPIKYLGTSPFAAWEVSLVVAIFMASFGYWWLKRMIGKAVANGESFEAREHDPQMAERDYPHPVTGILPLLVVLVLSFLLHDALAQYALIIALSGGVLSLMIINYRYFQNLAGAINAGTTGALVAIGNTAAVVGFGSIAKDTQAFASTVEFMTHLPGNELIGAAIAVSVIAGLTGSASGGQVIVLPLVAPHYIDQGVEPEQLHRIVSISSGALDTLPHNGYVVTTIRAICHETHQAAYNAMAALTLVTPVIGLAMAIALFSVF, from the coding sequence ATGTTGAGTATGACTGGCCTGATTGCTGGCCTGTTACTTCTGGTTGTGCTGACAATCAGGGGAATGAATCTGTTTATTGCCGCGCCACTGTGCGCGCTGTTGGTGGCGCTGACCAACGGTATACCGGTGTTTACCGGAGACGCGAATTTTGTTGGTTTGTATATGGAAGGGTTTTCCGGCTTTATTGCGGCCTGGTTTTTCATGTTTTTGCTGGGCGCCATTTTTGGCAAGTTTATGGAAGATACCGGCGCGGCAGATGCGGTTGCCCGCTGGATTATCAGCAAGCTTGGCTTTAAGCATGCGGTACTGGCGGTGGTACTGGCCTGTGCGGTACTGACCTACGGCGGTGTAAGCCTGTTTGTGGTCGCCTTCTCGGTGTATCCGATGGCGGTGAGCCTGTTTAAAGATGCCAACCTGCCCCGCCGGTTTATTCCGGCGACACTGGCATTTGGCTCAGTCACTTTCACCATGACCTCAGCCGGTTCGCCGGAAATTCAGAACTGGATTCCGATCAAATATCTGGGCACCAGTCCGTTTGCAGCCTGGGAAGTCAGCCTGGTGGTAGCGATCTTTATGGCCAGTTTTGGTTACTGGTGGTTAAAACGCATGATTGGCAAAGCGGTGGCAAATGGTGAAAGTTTTGAAGCCAGAGAGCACGACCCGCAAATGGCAGAGCGGGATTATCCGCATCCGGTGACCGGTATTTTGCCGTTGCTGGTTGTGCTGGTTCTGTCATTTTTGCTGCACGACGCGCTGGCTCAGTATGCACTGATCATCGCGCTGTCTGGCGGCGTTTTGAGCCTGATGATTATTAACTACCGTTATTTTCAGAATTTAGCCGGCGCCATCAATGCCGGTACCACTGGTGCGCTGGTTGCCATTGGAAATACTGCTGCGGTGGTAGGTTTTGGCAGCATTGCCAAAGACACTCAGGCCTTTGCCAGCACGGTTGAATTTATGACTCACCTGCCCGGTAATGAACTTATCGGCGCTGCCATTGCGGTGAGTGTTATCGCCGGGCTGACCGGCTCGGCGTCCGGAGGCCAGGTGATTGTGCTGCCACTCGTGGCGCCGCATTACATTGACCAGGGCGTGGAGCCTGAGCAGTTGCACCGGATTGTCTCGATTTCTTCAGGCGCGCTGGATACACTGCCACATAATGGCTACGTGGTGACCACCATACGGGCTATTTGCCATGAAACCCACCAGGCGGCCTATAATGCGATGGCTGCGCTGACGCTGGTGACGCCGGTCATTGGCCTGGCCATGGCAATCGCTCTGTTCAGTGTGTTTTAA
- a CDS encoding E22 family MetX-like putative esterase yields the protein MLKTLFAAGLLTLSGTSQSDSGQARTGELPLVTKHTYTTTDFTLFSGNTLPEVKAGWESYGTLNDNKDNVILITHYFSGTSHAAGKYTEQDAEPGYWDAIIGPGKAIDTNRFFVISVDSLANLSAYDPHVVTTGPASINPATGKPYGLDFPVVTIRDFVNLQKQVLESLGIHRLHAVVGPSMGSMQAMDWAATYPDKVARVVSVIGTGQSDAWTTAYLEHWATPIKLDKKWQNGHYAKNDPPIDGLTASLALITQQALNPDFFNTQGHELNYQALEQGPLHDINTPHSIVSWLNQRAGERARLMDANHLLYLVRACQLFVAGHGDTMSKGLDNVSAPTLFLPASSDLLLMPYMARQAYQYMQGAGKPVQYDELTGTLGHLEGVAGIQQYGPQLKTFLEQ from the coding sequence ATGTTAAAAACTCTGTTTGCCGCCGGGCTGCTGACCCTGTCCGGTACGTCTCAGTCTGATTCAGGCCAGGCCCGTACCGGTGAGTTGCCACTAGTTACAAAGCATACCTATACCACCACAGACTTTACCTTGTTCTCTGGCAACACCCTGCCTGAGGTAAAAGCGGGCTGGGAAAGCTACGGCACGCTTAATGACAACAAAGACAATGTAATCCTGATCACCCATTACTTTTCCGGTACCTCCCACGCGGCGGGTAAATACACTGAGCAGGATGCCGAACCCGGTTATTGGGATGCCATCATAGGACCGGGAAAAGCCATCGATACCAATCGCTTTTTTGTCATCAGCGTGGACTCTCTGGCCAATTTGTCTGCTTACGATCCCCATGTAGTGACTACCGGTCCGGCTTCCATCAATCCGGCCACCGGCAAACCCTACGGGCTGGATTTTCCGGTGGTTACTATCCGTGATTTTGTGAATCTGCAAAAGCAGGTGCTTGAAAGTCTGGGGATTCACCGTTTACACGCTGTTGTGGGCCCGTCTATGGGCTCCATGCAGGCAATGGACTGGGCCGCGACTTACCCCGATAAAGTGGCGCGGGTGGTATCGGTAATAGGCACCGGGCAAAGTGACGCCTGGACCACAGCCTATCTGGAGCATTGGGCCACGCCCATCAAACTGGATAAAAAATGGCAAAACGGCCACTATGCCAAAAATGATCCTCCCATTGATGGGCTGACCGCCTCACTGGCGCTCATCACGCAGCAGGCGCTAAATCCGGATTTTTTCAATACCCAGGGTCACGAGCTGAATTATCAGGCGCTGGAGCAAGGCCCTCTGCACGACATCAATACACCTCATTCGATTGTTAGCTGGCTGAATCAGCGCGCCGGTGAACGGGCCCGTCTGATGGATGCCAATCATCTGTTGTACCTGGTGCGGGCGTGTCAGCTCTTTGTAGCCGGTCACGGTGATACTATGAGCAAAGGGCTGGATAATGTTTCTGCCCCCACCCTGTTTTTACCGGCCTCGTCCGATTTACTGCTGATGCCCTATATGGCCCGACAAGCCTATCAGTATATGCAGGGCGCCGGGAAACCCGTGCAGTATGATGAGTTAACCGGTACGCTTGGTCATCTTGAGGGCGTGGCCGGCATACAGCAGTATGGCCCCCAACTGAAAACCTTTTTAGAACAGTAA
- a CDS encoding extracellular catalytic domain type 2 short-chain-length polyhydroxyalkanoate depolymerase — MKKTLSATLSALLGIGMVNAASLNLDLDQITVSGLSSGGYMANQFHLAHSDWVNGAAIISAGPYGCARNDITVALAECVDKTSEDTDLDALSAQAANLAKNGKIPTLDNLSGDKVWLLHGTRDTRVADGVTDMLARQYQGWVGEQNMQYIANKPFAHVFPTKHSGDNCQTSQSPFIGNCDYDAAGESLQFLYGELNPPATELSGDIITFNQHKVAGSDADTLAETGYAYVPQPCADGEKCRVHVSFHGCNQYADAVGTAYVEQTGINQWADTNQLVVVYPQTRKSLFMPLNPQGCWDWWGYTNKHYATAKGPQIKAVEAIVRSL, encoded by the coding sequence ATGAAAAAAACATTGTCTGCAACTCTGTCTGCCCTGCTTGGAATTGGCATGGTGAATGCCGCCTCACTGAACCTGGATCTGGACCAAATTACCGTGTCCGGGCTGTCTTCTGGTGGGTATATGGCAAACCAGTTTCACCTGGCGCACAGCGACTGGGTTAACGGTGCTGCAATTATCAGCGCTGGCCCCTATGGCTGTGCCCGCAATGACATCACTGTTGCGCTGGCCGAATGCGTCGATAAAACCAGTGAGGACACGGATCTTGATGCGCTAAGTGCCCAGGCCGCCAACCTGGCAAAAAACGGCAAAATTCCGACGCTGGATAACCTGTCCGGCGACAAAGTCTGGCTATTGCACGGTACCCGGGATACCCGGGTCGCCGATGGTGTCACCGACATGCTGGCCAGGCAGTATCAGGGCTGGGTCGGCGAGCAAAACATGCAATATATTGCAAATAAACCGTTTGCCCACGTCTTTCCTACTAAACACAGCGGCGATAACTGCCAGACTTCGCAGAGCCCGTTTATTGGCAATTGCGATTATGATGCTGCCGGCGAATCACTACAGTTTTTGTATGGCGAGCTGAACCCACCGGCCACCGAATTAAGCGGTGACATCATTACGTTCAACCAGCACAAAGTGGCTGGCAGCGATGCCGATACGCTCGCCGAAACCGGCTATGCGTATGTGCCCCAGCCATGTGCTGATGGCGAAAAATGCCGGGTACATGTCAGTTTTCATGGCTGTAATCAGTACGCTGATGCGGTGGGTACAGCCTATGTAGAGCAAACTGGTATTAATCAGTGGGCGGATACCAACCAACTGGTTGTGGTCTATCCGCAAACCCGAAAATCACTGTTTATGCCATTAAATCCTCAGGGATGCTGGGACTGGTGGGGTTACACCAATAAGCATTATGCCACCGCAAAAGGGCCGCAGATTAAAGCGGTGGAAGCTATCGTTCGTTCGCTCTAA
- a CDS encoding 3-hydroxybutyrate dehydrogenase has product MSSLNVFITGGASGIGFGIASALAASGHHVILADINEDAANSAASQLSEQGFSASAVVVDVTSAESVSALPGQLQDTPVDVLVNNAGIQHVAKLEEFPAQKWQQLINIMLVGPALLTQAFLPDMKARNFGRIINIGSIHSLVASPYKSAYVSAKHGLLGLAKTLALEIGEADITVNTICPAYVKTPLVEKQIADQAKENGISEEQVINEIMLKPMPKKAFITIEELASTAQFLISDAARNITAQTLVLDGGWTAR; this is encoded by the coding sequence ATGTCTTCGTTAAATGTGTTTATTACCGGCGGTGCCAGTGGCATCGGTTTTGGCATTGCCTCAGCGCTGGCGGCCTCCGGCCACCATGTCATTCTGGCTGATATCAATGAAGATGCAGCGAATAGCGCCGCATCCCAGCTTAGCGAACAGGGCTTCAGTGCGTCTGCCGTGGTGGTGGATGTAACCAGTGCCGAGAGTGTCAGTGCTCTGCCCGGCCAGCTTCAGGACACGCCTGTCGATGTGCTTGTTAACAATGCCGGCATTCAGCATGTGGCTAAACTGGAAGAATTTCCGGCGCAAAAATGGCAGCAGCTGATTAACATTATGCTGGTTGGCCCTGCGCTGCTGACACAGGCGTTTTTACCTGACATGAAAGCGCGCAATTTTGGCCGCATTATCAATATTGGCTCTATTCACTCCCTTGTCGCCTCACCATATAAATCAGCGTATGTGTCGGCCAAACACGGTTTACTGGGGCTGGCGAAAACCCTGGCGCTGGAGATAGGCGAAGCAGATATAACGGTGAATACCATTTGCCCGGCGTATGTTAAAACTCCGCTGGTTGAAAAGCAGATTGCCGACCAGGCCAAAGAAAACGGGATTAGTGAAGAGCAGGTAATCAACGAAATTATGCTAAAACCCATGCCCAAAAAAGCCTTTATCACGATAGAGGAACTGGCCTCCACCGCACAGTTTTTGATCAGCGATGCAGCCCGCAATATCACCGCCCAGACACTGGTCCTGGATGGTGGCTGGACCGCCCGCTAA